The Panthera uncia isolate 11264 chromosome C2, Puncia_PCG_1.0, whole genome shotgun sequence genome contains a region encoding:
- the ZDHHC23 gene encoding palmitoyltransferase ZDHHC23, which translates to MGSMKPVKTNKAEEPELEPLCCCEYIDRNGEKNHVAACLCDCQDLDEGCDRWITCKSVQPETCERIMDTISDRLRIPWLRGAKKVNISIIPPLVLLPVFLRVASWHFLLGGVVLTSLPVLALWYYYLTHRRKEQTLFFLSLGLFSLGYMYYVFLQEVVPKGRVGPTQLALLTCGLFLILLALYRAKKNPGYLRNPASNDRPLSSGQTECLTRKGQEKTKGFPGTESSGSLNNRTLKDEPKGSSRVLVGSPTKVKEDWCAKCQLVRPARAWHCRICGICVRRMDHHCVWINSCVGESNHQAFILALSIFLLTSVYGITLTLDTICRDRSVFTALFYCPGVYADYSSALSFTCVWYSVIITAGMAYIFLIQLINISYNVTEREVQQALRQKTGRRLLCGLIVDTGQYNRGFLRNWYQFSTLGAHPFHHPAEDIV; encoded by the exons ATGGGCAGTATGAAGCCAGTGAAGACAAACAAAGCGGAAGAACCTGAATTGGAGCCCCTGTGCTGCTGCGAGTACATAGATCGAAATGGGGAAAAGAACCACGTGGCTGCCTGTTTGTGCGATTGCCAAGATCTCGATGAAGGGTGCGATAG ATGGATTACATGTAAATCCGTGCAGCCGGAGACTTGTGAAAGAATCATGGATACTATTTCTGATCGCCTCCGAATTCCTTGGCTTAGGGGAGCCAAAAAAGTTAACATTAGCATCATTCCCCCGCTCGTCCTACTGCCCGTCTTCCTCCGCGTGGCTTCCTGGCATTTCCTCCTGGGGGGGGTGGTTTTGACCTCCCTTCCTGTGCTGGCTCTGTGGTACTACTACCTCACTcacagaaggaaagaacagacTCTGTTTTTCCTGAGCCTCGGACTGTTCTCTCTGGGCTACATGTACTATGTGTTCCTGCAGGAAGTGGTCCCTAAAGGGCGTGTGGGACCCACTCAGCTGGCTCTTCTTACCTGCGGGTTATTTCTGATACTCTTAGCCTTGTACAGAGCCAAGAAGAATCCAGGCTACCTCAGAAATCCAGCAAGCAATGACAGACCTCTAAGCAGCGGCCAGACTGAATGCCTGACCAGAAAAGGGCAGGAGAAGACCAAAGGGTTCCCGGGCACAGAATCATCGGGTAGTCTCAACAACCGCACGCTGAAGGATGAGCCTAAGGGCTCTTCCAGGGTGTTGGTTGGAAGCCCTACCAAGGTCAAGGAGGACTGGTGTGCCAAGTGCCAGCTGGTGCGACCAGCGCGGGCGTGGCATTGCCGGATCTGTGGCATCTGTGTGAGGAGAATGGATCATCACTGTGTCTG GATAAATAGCTGTGTTGGAGAATCAAATCATCAAGCATTTATACTTGCCCTTTCGATCTTCTTGCTAACTTCGGTGTATGGGATAACACTGACCTTGGACACCATTTGTAGAGATAGAAGTGTCTTCACAGCTCTCTTCTATTGTCCTGGAGTTTACGCAGATTACAG CTCAGCGTTGTCCTTCACCTGCGTGTGGTACTCTGTGATCATCACGGCGGGCATGGCCTACATCTTCCTCATCCAGCTGATAAACATCAGTTACAACGTCACCGAGAGGGAAGTCCAGCAGGCCCTTCGACAGAAGACGGGGCGCCGGCTCCTCTGTGGGCTCATCGTGGACACAGGCCAGTACAACCGGGGCTTCCTGCGGAACTGGTACCAGTTCTCCACCCTGGGTGCCCACCCCTTCCACCACCCTGCCGAAGACATTGTCTGA
- the LOC125921572 gene encoding translation initiation factor IF-2-like — protein MGWPTHESPVLWEPSGFPGFPSFRRHFPRPWVWACPAHVPPALGHWRGRTGAGRGGGAGPALRLAAGARAREHVLGPSDPRVLRAPGPRAGGGASPAGPAGRRAAHVRTGGDPRRRRRGTRKRARTCHTEPGGQGGGGEAGALPRPRPAVLTGGRRRRRRGGAEPGSSRLQQSHREPSGSELGRRVRASGGTGRSPRHLGLFGCSRTSALERRRWRIIRERRGCVYKMSCVLSTFTF, from the exons ATGG GGTGGCCCACCCACGAGTCCCCAGTACTTTGGGAACCCTCCGGGTTCCCGGGGTTCCCGTCTTTCCGTCGGCACTTCCCCCGGCCGTGGGTTTGGGCTTGCCCCGCCCACGTACCGCCCGCCCTCGGGCACTGGCGGGGCCGCACGGGGGCCGGGAGGGGCGGAGGTGCCGGGCCAGCCCTGCGCCTCGCCGCTGGCGCCCGCGCCCGGGAGCACGTCCTCGGGCCCTCGGATCCCCGCGTCCTCCGGGCGCCAGGGCCTCGGGCCGGGGGAGGGGCCTCACCGGCGGGCCCCgcggggcggcgggcggcgcACGTGCGGACGGGCGGGGATCCCCGGCGCCGGAGGCGGGGCACCCGGAAGCGCGCGCGGACTTGCCACACCGAGCCCGGCGGgcaggggggcggcggggaggcgGGCGCACTGCCCCGGCCGCGGCCGGCTGTGCTCACAGGTGGGCGGCGGCGGCGAAGGCGCGGCGGAGCGGAGCCGGGGTCCTCGAGACTCCAGCAGTCACACCGAGAGCCCAGCGGCTCCGAGCTGGGAAGACGCGTCCGCGCCTCGGGAGGAACCGGCCGTTCTCCCCGCCACCTCGGCCTCTTTGGCTGCAGCCGCACCTCGGCCCTGGAGCGCAG GCGTTGGCGGATAATCAGAGAGAGGCGTGGATGTGTTTACAAGATGAGTTGTGTTCTTTCCACCTTTACCTTCTGA